One window from the genome of Numida meleagris isolate 19003 breed g44 Domestic line chromosome 24, NumMel1.0, whole genome shotgun sequence encodes:
- the C24H1orf189 gene encoding uncharacterized protein C1orf189 homolog isoform X2, whose product MMAGSSRAPSVCWEQILAKERAYEELLRRWEVSPGENPGRQERIWAVSLGALRWSLAAELRLASKELISDEHRQHQRELRQRGKAFHVERL is encoded by the exons ATGATGGCAGGGAGCAGCCGGGCCCCGTCcgtgtgctgggagcag ATCCTAGCGAAGGAGCGCGCCTATGAGGAGTTGCTGCGGAG GTGGGAGGTGTCGCCCGGGGAGAACCCGGGGCGGCAGGAGCGGATCTGGGCCGTGTCCCTCGGGGCGCTGCGCTGGAGCCTGGCGGCGGAGCTGCGCCTCGCCAGCAAGGAGCTGATATCG GACGAGCACCGGCAGCACCAGCGGGAGCTGCGGCAGCGCGGCAAGGCCTTCCACGTGGAGCGGCTGTGA
- the C24H1orf189 gene encoding uncharacterized protein C1orf189 homolog isoform X1 produces the protein MMAGSSRAPSVCWEQILAKERAYEELLRRWEVSPGENPGRQERIWAVSLGALRWSLAAELRLASKELISLRRAALCRLLQDEHRQHQRELRQRGKAFHVERL, from the exons ATGATGGCAGGGAGCAGCCGGGCCCCGTCcgtgtgctgggagcag ATCCTAGCGAAGGAGCGCGCCTATGAGGAGTTGCTGCGGAG GTGGGAGGTGTCGCCCGGGGAGAACCCGGGGCGGCAGGAGCGGATCTGGGCCGTGTCCCTCGGGGCGCTGCGCTGGAGCCTGGCGGCGGAGCTGCGCCTCGCCAGCAAGGAGCTGATATCG CTCCGCCGGGCCGCCCTGTGCCGGCTGCTGCAGGACGAGCACCGGCAGCACCAGCGGGAGCTGCGGCAGCGCGGCAAGGCCTTCCACGTGGAGCGGCTGTGA